A stretch of the Sulfurimonas sp. HSL-1656 genome encodes the following:
- a CDS encoding peptidoglycan DD-metalloendopeptidase family protein yields the protein MIRFALLLGLLLSAAVAAKSIDDKIDETSKSLTSFDRNYASVNAKMAKTAKAILKKKRTVLTQQKKIASLESALQGKATTLSGAKEELITLAETQETLEANRKKLRDDLADLMARIISLTMIQEDSNTLSPDTVIGEAVFAALNEQTKAQIKKLGNDYRANEAALKQLTEKTARLKTDIASIEQEKRNLQKAKKANEKALGDLQTKKSRYKKEIKKILAQKSALKKTLAQLHIIQESESQKAASRQEERRNEALLASKEVPDVRSVGSSYHKAQTRRYRGSKTIAPLDAYTVLKRYGTYTDPIYKIKIFNESVSLQPKTPDAKVKAVFNGKVILAQETPMLENVVIIEHADGLHTIYAHLDQIAPTVRKGKRLKKGSVIGRVNDELMFEVTQKNYHIDPLQVIR from the coding sequence ATGATCCGGTTCGCACTGCTGCTTGGCCTTCTGCTCAGTGCCGCCGTGGCGGCCAAGAGCATCGACGACAAGATCGACGAGACCTCCAAGAGTCTCACCTCTTTCGACCGCAACTACGCCTCGGTGAATGCCAAAATGGCCAAGACCGCCAAGGCGATCCTGAAAAAAAAGCGGACCGTCCTCACCCAGCAGAAGAAGATCGCGTCGCTCGAGTCGGCACTGCAGGGCAAAGCCACCACCCTCTCCGGCGCCAAAGAAGAGCTGATCACGCTTGCGGAAACGCAGGAGACCCTCGAAGCGAACCGTAAAAAGCTGCGCGACGACCTGGCCGACCTCATGGCCCGCATCATCTCCCTGACGATGATCCAGGAGGACAGCAACACCCTCTCCCCCGATACGGTCATCGGCGAAGCGGTCTTTGCCGCCCTGAACGAACAGACCAAAGCACAGATCAAAAAACTGGGGAATGACTACCGCGCGAACGAAGCGGCCCTGAAACAGCTGACGGAAAAAACGGCAAGGCTCAAAACGGATATCGCCTCGATCGAGCAGGAGAAGCGCAACCTACAAAAAGCAAAAAAGGCGAACGAAAAGGCCCTGGGTGACCTGCAGACGAAAAAGAGCCGCTACAAGAAAGAGATCAAAAAGATCCTGGCACAGAAATCGGCCCTGAAAAAGACCCTTGCCCAGCTGCACATCATCCAGGAGAGTGAATCGCAAAAAGCGGCCTCGCGCCAGGAGGAGCGGCGCAACGAAGCGCTGCTCGCCTCAAAAGAGGTCCCGGATGTGCGTTCGGTCGGAAGCAGCTACCATAAGGCCCAGACCCGCCGCTACCGGGGTTCAAAGACGATCGCACCGCTGGATGCCTATACGGTGCTGAAGCGCTACGGCACCTACACCGACCCGATCTACAAGATCAAGATCTTCAACGAATCGGTCTCCCTGCAGCCCAAAACCCCCGACGCCAAGGTCAAGGCTGTCTTCAACGGCAAGGTCATTCTCGCCCAGGAGACGCCGATGCTTGAGAACGTCGTCATTATCGAACATGCCGACGGGCTGCATACCATCTACGCCCACCTCGACCAGATCGCCCCGACGGTGCGTAAAGGCAAACGCCTCAAAAAAGGGAGCGTGATCGGCCGCGTCAATGACGAACTGATGTTCGAAGTGACGCAGAAAAACTACCATATCGACCCGCTGCAGGTGATACGTTAG